In Cololabis saira isolate AMF1-May2022 chromosome 1, fColSai1.1, whole genome shotgun sequence, the following proteins share a genomic window:
- the LOC133456956 gene encoding fibrous sheath CABYR-binding protein-like, translated as MAEKRKTPPLTLLVTAPPNKKAKERKPAEEKAAVKKALDKARGQTRVNIGPAFERWRGLKELKGFRSDAEVALFLLDSSALTAAAMATNVLDENMSSFPKPKRPRYVSEVRRDMVRNKTRICIGDAFDRWRRLKAEKNLKTDASVANFLLDIYEKDPPTSTPPRPPRRPPPPPPPGSAITLETTIKSESDRYEKDPPTSTPSRPPPPPDSAIKSEPLSDRDYDFSVAGDQEVKEEETALQVLDARVPSIEIVVGIDEDNSSENTDSVTEHSDDEMGSPDEMSVDVPEEASEENSCYDDCDDEDYGPPFFIQFDGAYKTNRCLNRVQSTSKENTTHDAAEAAEQPAEVAAEQAEQPAEAAAEQAEQPAEAAAEQAEQPAEAAAEQAEQPAEAAAEQAEQPAEAAAEQPAEAAAEQAEQAEQAEQPAEAAAEQAEQPAEAAEQPAEAAEQPAEAAEQPAEAAEQPAEADKIHNLTESSSTGNYTYITSSGYLKWFV; from the exons atggcagAGAAACGAAAAACACCACCTTTAACTTTACTTGTAACGGCTCCCCCTAATAAAAAGGCTAAAGAAAGAAAGCCGGCGGAAGAAAAGGCTGCGGTAAAAAAGGCTTTGGATAAAGCGAGAGGACAAACCAGGGTAAACATCGGCCCGGCGTTTGAGCGGTGGAGAGGACTGAAGGAGCTGAAGGGCTTCAGGAGTGATGCAGAGGTTGCTCTCTTTCTGCTGGACAG CTCGGCTCTAACAGCAGCAGCCATGgctacgaacgtgttggatgaaaacatgtctagctttccaaaaccCAAAAGACCTCGTTATGTATCCGAGGTACGTCGTGACATGGTCCGAAATAAAACAAGGATTTGTATAGGAGATGCTTTTGATAGATGGAGACGGCTGAAAGCGGAGAAGAATTTGAAGACAGACGCCAGCGTTGCTAATTTTCTCCTGGACAT CTATGAGAAGGATCCACCAACTTCCACGCCGCCGAGACCCCCGAGGagaccccctccccctcccccacctGGTTCAGCTATTACATTGGAGACAACTATTAAATCGGAGTCCGACCG CTATGAGAAGGATCCACCAACTTCCACGCCGTCGAGACCCCCTCCCCCACCTGATTCAGCTATTAAATCGGAGCCTCTGTCCGACCG AGATTATGACTTCTCAGTAGCTGGGGATCAGGAGgtaaaggaggaggagacagcTCTCCAGGTATTGGATGCAAG AGTTCCATCAATAGAGATTGTTGTTGGCATTGACGAGGATAATTCGTCTGAAAATACAGACTCTGT TACTGAACATTCAGATGATGAGATGGGTTCACCAGATGAGATGTCAGTAGATGTTCCTGAGGAGGCATCAGAGGAGAACAGCTGCTACGATGACTGTGATGATGAAGACTATGGGCCCCCGTTTTTTATTCA GTTTGATGGTGCCTATAAAACCAATAGATGCCTGAATCGAGTTCAGTCCACCAGCAAAGAGAACACTACACATGATGCTGCAGAGGCGGCGGAGCAGCCGGCAGAGGTGGCGGCGGAGCAGGCGGAACAGCCGGCAGAGGCGGCGGCGGAGCAGGCGGAACAGCCGGCAGAGGCGGCGGCGGAGCAGGCGGAACAGCCGGCAGAGGCGGCGGCGGAGCAGGCGGAGCAGCCGGCAGAGGCGGCGGCGGAGCAGGCGGAGCAGCCGGCAGAGGCGGCGGCGGAGCAGCCGGCAGAGGCGGCGGCGGAGCAGGCGGAGCAGGCGGAGCAGGCGGAGCAGCCGGCAGAGGCGGCGGCGGAGCAGGCGGAGCAGCCGGCAGAGGCGGCGGAGCAGCCGGCAGAGGCGGCGGAGCAGCCGGCAGAGGCGGCGGAGCAGCCGGCAGAGGCGGCGGAGCAGCCGGCAGAGGCAGACAAAATTCACAACCTGACTGAGAGCAGCAGCACTGGTAATTACACATACATAACTTCCTCTGGATATTTAAAATGGTTTGTGTGA